A single region of the Jatrophihabitans sp. GAS493 genome encodes:
- a CDS encoding acyl-CoA dehydrogenase, with amino-acid sequence MGSLILSRRDLDFVLYEWLQVTDLTTRERYTEHSRETFDAVLELAEKIATEKFAPHNKLADANEPHLVDGKVVLIPQVREALDAFAESGLLAGTFDHSIGGMQLPVVVSKAAMMWFQAANVGTCVYPFLTLGNAALLVAHGSQEQIDTWARPMLDGRFFGTMCLSEPQAGSSLADITTRAVPQDDGSYRLVGNKMWISGGDHELSENIVHLVLAKIPDGPPGVKGISLFIVPKFLLNADGSTGERNDVVLAGLNHKMGYRGGTNTLLNFGEGTHRPGGVGGAVGYLVGEPHQGLAQMFHMMNEARVGVGLGATALGYTGYLHALEYARTRVQGRPVQSKDPAQPPVPIIEHADVRRMLLAQKSYAEGGLALGMYCAKLVDEQASAPTAQECERAALLLDVLTPIAKSWPSQWCLAGNDLAIQIHGGYGYTRDYNVEQFYRDNRLNPIHEGTHGIQAIDLLGRKVTMARGAGLQLLLATMRASTARAASVPGAAGYAATLEAAISRVETVTGKLHGSGDVALSLANASVYLEAVGHVVLAWVWLEQLLAAGTSEGAFYDGKRQATRYFFNWELPKTSPQFDLLESLDDTTLAMSPSWF; translated from the coding sequence ATGGGTTCCCTGATCCTCTCCCGGCGCGATCTCGACTTCGTCCTCTACGAGTGGCTGCAGGTCACCGACCTCACCACCCGCGAGCGCTACACCGAGCACTCCCGCGAAACCTTCGACGCCGTCCTCGAGTTGGCCGAGAAGATCGCCACCGAGAAGTTCGCCCCGCACAACAAACTGGCCGACGCCAATGAGCCGCACCTCGTCGACGGCAAGGTGGTGCTCATTCCGCAGGTGCGCGAGGCGCTGGACGCCTTCGCCGAGTCGGGGCTGCTGGCCGGCACCTTCGATCATTCGATCGGTGGCATGCAGCTGCCGGTCGTGGTCTCCAAGGCCGCGATGATGTGGTTCCAGGCCGCAAACGTCGGAACCTGCGTCTACCCGTTCCTGACCCTGGGGAATGCGGCACTGCTCGTCGCGCACGGCAGTCAGGAGCAGATCGATACCTGGGCCCGTCCGATGCTGGACGGACGCTTCTTCGGCACGATGTGCCTCTCCGAGCCGCAGGCCGGTTCGTCGCTGGCCGATATCACCACCCGCGCCGTCCCGCAGGACGACGGCAGCTACCGGCTGGTCGGCAACAAGATGTGGATCTCCGGCGGTGACCACGAGCTGTCGGAGAACATCGTGCACCTGGTGCTGGCCAAGATCCCCGACGGGCCACCCGGGGTGAAGGGCATCTCGCTCTTCATCGTCCCCAAGTTCCTGCTCAACGCGGACGGGTCGACCGGTGAGCGCAACGACGTCGTGCTGGCCGGCCTCAACCACAAGATGGGCTACCGCGGCGGGACGAACACGCTGCTGAACTTCGGCGAGGGGACGCACCGTCCGGGCGGGGTCGGCGGAGCCGTGGGCTATCTGGTCGGTGAGCCGCACCAGGGGCTGGCCCAGATGTTCCACATGATGAACGAGGCGCGGGTCGGTGTCGGGCTCGGCGCCACCGCGCTGGGCTATACCGGTTACCTGCACGCGCTGGAGTACGCGCGAACCCGGGTGCAGGGTCGGCCGGTGCAGAGCAAGGACCCGGCACAGCCCCCGGTGCCGATCATCGAGCATGCCGACGTGCGTCGGATGCTGCTGGCCCAGAAGTCCTACGCCGAGGGTGGGCTGGCGCTGGGGATGTACTGCGCCAAGCTCGTCGACGAGCAGGCGAGCGCGCCGACGGCGCAGGAGTGCGAGCGCGCGGCGCTGCTGCTAGACGTGCTCACCCCGATCGCCAAGAGCTGGCCGTCGCAGTGGTGCCTGGCCGGCAATGACCTGGCGATCCAGATCCACGGCGGCTACGGCTATACCCGCGACTACAACGTGGAGCAGTTCTACCGGGACAACCGGCTCAACCCGATCCACGAGGGGACGCACGGCATCCAGGCCATCGACCTACTCGGGCGCAAGGTGACGATGGCCCGTGGCGCCGGGCTGCAGTTGCTGCTGGCGACCATGCGGGCGAGCACCGCCCGGGCCGCGTCGGTGCCGGGGGCGGCTGGCTACGCCGCGACGCTGGAGGCGGCGATCTCGCGGGTCGAGACGGTCACCGGCAAACTGCACGGCAGCGGCGATGTGGCGCTCAGCCTGGCCAACGCTTCGGTGTACCTCGAGGCGGTCGGGCACGTGGTGCTGGCCTGGGTCTGGCTGGAGCAGTTACTAGCCGCCGGAACGTCCGAGGGGGCGTTCTACGACGGGAAGCGGCAGGCCACCCGGTACTTCTTCAACTGGGAACTGCCCAAGACCTCCCCGCAGTTCGACCTGCTGGAGAGCCTGGACGACACCACCCTGGCGATGTCCCCGAGCTGGTTCTGA
- a CDS encoding HAD-IIA family hydrolase, whose protein sequence is MDGVLVHEDQALPGAKEFLQRLIERERRFLVLTNNSIYTPRDLAARLARSGLTVPEESIWTSALATATFLSDQLPQGSAYVIGEAGLTTALHEVGYTLTDADPDYVVLGETRTYSFEAITSAIRLIERGARFIATNPDATGPSAEGPMPATGSVAALITRATGREPYFVGKPNPMMFRSAMNRIEAHSETTTMIGDRMDTDVVAGIEAGLETILVLTGSTQRADIEKYPFRPSRVLNSIADVVDLI, encoded by the coding sequence ATGGACGGGGTTCTCGTCCATGAGGACCAGGCGTTGCCCGGAGCCAAGGAGTTTCTGCAGCGGCTGATCGAGCGCGAGCGGCGCTTCCTGGTGCTCACCAACAACTCGATCTACACGCCGCGCGACCTGGCGGCCCGATTGGCCCGCTCCGGGCTGACCGTCCCCGAGGAGTCGATCTGGACGTCCGCGCTGGCCACCGCCACCTTCCTCAGCGATCAACTCCCACAGGGTTCGGCCTATGTGATCGGCGAGGCCGGACTCACCACGGCACTGCACGAGGTCGGCTACACCCTCACCGATGCCGACCCGGATTACGTCGTCCTCGGCGAGACTCGCACCTACTCGTTCGAGGCGATCACGAGCGCGATCCGGCTCATTGAGCGCGGGGCCCGCTTCATCGCCACCAACCCGGACGCCACCGGACCCTCAGCCGAAGGCCCGATGCCGGCCACCGGGTCGGTCGCCGCCCTGATCACCCGGGCCACCGGCCGGGAGCCGTACTTCGTCGGCAAGCCGAACCCGATGATGTTCCGCAGCGCGATGAACCGGATCGAGGCCCATTCGGAGACGACGACCATGATCGGCGACCGGATGGACACCGACGTGGTGGCGGGAATCGAGGCCGGGCTGGAGACGATTCTGGTGCTCACCGGCTCGACGCAGCGCGCGGATATCGAGAAGTACCCGTTCCGTCCGAGTCGGGTGCTCAACTCCATCGCCGACGTCGTCGACCTGATCTAG